In the Candidatus Methylomirabilota bacterium genome, TGTTCTTTATTTACGGTCGGTTGTTTATCCGCCACGCCCGCCGGATGAAGATCGACGTATACATATCGAGAACGTAGCGGTCCGTCACCCCAGCTGCTCCTCGCTCACTCTTTGAGCTTCAAAATATTAAACACAGCCACAGGGCGGAGGAAACCTTTTAGATGTACCTCTTCCAGAGGCTCAGCCTCGACCAGATTATCGATTTTACTGAGCGTCCTTTGATTCGTCAGAATCTGCCCCCCCTTAGCCTCCGAGGAAAGACGGGAGGCGAGAATGGGCACATTGCCCACCGCCCCGTAGTCCATCCGACCCTCAAAGCCGATGGTGCCCAGGGTCGCATAGCCTGCGGCCATACCCACCCCCAAATCCAGATCGTAGCCTTTTTTGAGCCATCCCGGGCGAAGCTCTTTCACTCGCGCTTGCATTTCTACGGCCATGCGGAC is a window encoding:
- a CDS encoding adenylate/guanylate cyclase domain-containing protein, encoding VKEIERMGRIKRYLSPQIAEIVLKEEGDDLFKTHRREVTVVFLDLRGFTNFSDSVEPEEVMEFLRGYHAEMGKLIFNFGGTLEHFAGDGIMVFFNDPIPREDHTDMAVRMAVEMQARVKELRPGWLKKGYDLDLGVGMAAGYATLGTIGFEGRMDYGAVGNVPILASRLSSEAKGGQILTNQRTLSKIDNLVEAEPLEEVHLKGFLRPVAVFNILKLKE